One Methanococcus aeolicus Nankai-3 DNA segment encodes these proteins:
- a CDS encoding radical SAM protein: protein MKFLILDAYTDEPAGLGVPPYFGTYPRYTAGVLYNYNYDVYYITIDKLRSLIKSKGFDFNKFDVIISICGFHTPGKYLNANPATLREIVSILYDFNGLKILGGPVATKFGSSMEGGKIKDDSKLKYFFDVVAEENLELTIKDLIENKFNLEKINNIDINAIDNIDNYYKDIKDYAIKGAKIIKQHPNYPYIVNEIETYRGCSRNMSGGCSFCTEPRRFGAPTYRNPKDIINEVKALSKEGAKYYRIGRQPCMFSYGAKESEQYDVPKPNVETVEKLFKGISSVNPEVLHIDNANPAVISHHPIESREIAKTLVRYCTGGNVAAFGVESFDENVIKKNNLFTTPEDVLNATKLLNEVGGLRSSTGMPYLLPGINLLFGLKGETKETFEINYSYLKEIQNDNLLIRRINIRQVVPFFGTDITEKDVKKAEKRKTIFKSFKEKVRKDIDNNMLRKMLPIGSILKNVFIELKEKENLYFGRQFGSYPLLIGIENKDLKLNSFVDVEITGYGRRSITGRAII, encoded by the coding sequence ATGAAATTTTTAATTCTTGATGCATATACAGACGAACCTGCTGGTCTTGGAGTTCCCCCATATTTTGGGACATATCCGCGATATACAGCAGGTGTGTTGTATAATTATAACTATGATGTATATTATATAACTATCGATAAACTACGAAGCCTTATAAAATCAAAAGGATTTGACTTCAATAAATTCGATGTAATAATTAGTATTTGTGGTTTTCATACCCCCGGAAAATATTTAAATGCAAATCCTGCAACACTTCGGGAAATTGTATCTATTTTATACGATTTTAATGGGTTAAAGATATTAGGCGGCCCTGTTGCTACAAAATTTGGTTCTTCTATGGAAGGGGGCAAAATAAAAGACGATAGTAAATTAAAATACTTTTTTGATGTTGTAGCGGAAGAAAACCTTGAATTAACCATTAAAGATTTAATTGAAAATAAGTTTAATTTAGAAAAAATTAATAATATAGATATAAATGCGATTGATAATATTGATAATTATTACAAAGATATAAAGGATTATGCTATAAAGGGGGCAAAAATAATAAAACAGCACCCTAATTATCCATATATTGTTAATGAGATTGAAACATACAGAGGTTGTTCCAGAAATATGAGCGGCGGTTGTAGTTTTTGCACAGAGCCCAGAAGGTTCGGAGCTCCCACATATAGAAATCCCAAAGACATAATAAATGAGGTAAAGGCACTATCAAAAGAAGGAGCTAAATATTATAGAATAGGAAGGCAACCATGTATGTTTTCCTATGGTGCAAAAGAAAGCGAACAATACGATGTTCCTAAACCAAATGTAGAAACAGTTGAAAAATTATTTAAAGGTATTTCCTCGGTAAATCCGGAGGTATTACATATTGATAATGCAAATCCAGCTGTAATTTCTCACCATCCCATAGAAAGCCGAGAAATAGCTAAAACATTGGTAAGATATTGCACAGGCGGAAATGTGGCAGCTTTTGGAGTGGAAAGTTTTGACGAAAATGTTATTAAAAAAAATAATTTATTTACCACTCCCGAAGATGTATTGAATGCCACAAAATTATTAAATGAAGTAGGTGGATTAAGGAGCTCCACAGGTATGCCTTATTTATTGCCTGGAATAAATTTATTGTTTGGACTAAAAGGCGAAACAAAAGAAACTTTTGAGATAAATTATAGTTATTTAAAAGAAATACAAAATGATAACCTATTAATAAGAAGAATAAATATAAGGCAGGTTGTTCCATTCTTTGGCACAGATATTACTGAAAAAGATGTTAAAAAAGCAGAAAAAAGAAAAACGATATTTAAAAGCTTTAAGGAAAAAGTTAGAAAAGATATTGACAATAATATGTTAAGAAAAATGCTGCCGATTGGGAGCATATTAAAAAATGTATTTATAGAATTGAAAGAAAAAGAAAATCTTTATTTTGGGCGACAATTTGGTAGTTATCCGTTGTTAATTGGAATAGAAAATAAAGATTTAAAATTAAATAGTTTTGTAGATGTTGAAATAACAGGTTATGGTCGCCGTTCTATTACAGGACGGGCAATAATTTAA
- a CDS encoding ATP-binding protein — translation MTKIIAVSGKGGTGKTMFSTLLVKAISQKTNNLLVIDADPDSNLPETLGEPVETTIGDIREELKELTQKDNIPSGMSKQDYLKSRIFEIVVEAEGFDLLVMGRPEGSGCYCSVNSWLRQIIDNFSKDYDYVVIDTEAGLEHLSRRTTKNVDTMIVVSDASKRGLGTAKRIKKLANELEIKFKDIFVVANKINEENKSIVENNAKELELNLIGKLPFNEEIAQYDLVGKPLFNIDKNNEVFLEVNKIADKL, via the coding sequence ATGACTAAAATAATAGCAGTTAGTGGAAAAGGTGGCACAGGAAAAACAATGTTTTCTACTCTATTGGTAAAGGCAATATCTCAAAAAACAAATAATTTATTGGTAATTGATGCCGACCCAGATTCAAACCTTCCAGAAACGCTGGGGGAACCTGTTGAAACTACTATTGGAGATATAAGAGAAGAATTAAAAGAGCTAACTCAAAAAGATAATATCCCCTCTGGAATGTCAAAACAAGATTATTTAAAAAGTAGGATTTTTGAAATAGTTGTAGAAGCTGAGGGGTTTGATTTATTGGTGATGGGGCGACCAGAAGGTAGCGGATGTTATTGTAGTGTAAATAGCTGGTTAAGACAGATAATAGACAATTTTTCAAAGGATTATGATTATGTGGTGATTGATACAGAGGCAGGATTGGAGCATTTAAGCAGGAGAACCACTAAAAATGTAGATACAATGATAGTAGTTAGCGATGCTTCAAAAAGAGGATTAGGAACAGCAAAAAGAATAAAAAAACTTGCAAATGAGTTGGAAATAAAATTCAAAGATATATTTGTTGTAGCTAACAAAATAAACGAGGAAAATAAATCAATAGTGGAAAATAATGCCAAAGAATTGGAATTAAATCTTATAGGAAAATTGCCATTTAATGAGGAAATTGCCCAGTATGATTTAGTTGGAAAGCCTCTTTTTAATATTGACAAAAATAATGAAGTATTTTTAGAAGTAAATAAAATAGCTGATAAATTATAA
- the pdxT gene encoding pyridoxal 5'-phosphate synthase glutaminase subunit PdxT, translating to MNIGILGIQGDIEEHEEMIKKINHAPKRIRTIEDLKNIDALIIPGGESSTMGKLMKTYGFIEALKNADLPILGTCAGMVLLSKGTGKEQPLLELMDITINRNAYGSQKYSFESELELNGIKINAVFIRAPTVDKILSDEVEIIAKEGGNIVGVKQGKYMAIAFHPELSEEGYKFYEYFLNEVVKND from the coding sequence TTGAATATAGGAATATTAGGAATTCAGGGAGATATTGAAGAACATGAGGAAATGATTAAAAAAATAAACCATGCCCCAAAAAGAATACGAACAATAGAGGATTTAAAAAATATTGATGCTCTTATTATCCCCGGAGGAGAGAGCTCCACAATGGGCAAATTGATGAAAACCTATGGATTTATTGAAGCTTTAAAAAATGCCGATTTGCCCATATTGGGAACTTGTGCGGGTATGGTGCTATTATCAAAAGGAACTGGAAAAGAACAACCACTATTGGAGTTAATGGATATTACAATAAATAGAAATGCCTATGGCAGTCAAAAATATAGTTTTGAATCAGAATTGGAGTTAAATGGCATAAAAATAAATGCAGTATTTATCAGAGCTCCCACAGTAGATAAAATATTAAGCGATGAAGTGGAGATAATAGCAAAAGAAGGAGGCAATATTGTCGGTGTTAAACAGGGAAAATACATGGCAATAGCTTTCCATCCAGAACTATCAGAAGAAGGATATAAATTTTATGAATACTTTTTAAATGAAGTGGTAAAAAATGACTAA